CCGATGCCGGGACCCGGCATGTTCTCGACGCGACTGGCGACACCCCAATCGTGCTCTTTTCGTCGTCGGCGGTCTATGGTCTGACCACCCAGGCGGCGGTCGCAGAGCATGAGACAGTCGGGGAGGCGAACTGCCTGGCGTATGACGGCGGCAAGCGGGGCTACGCCTCGGGGAAGTGGCGCCTTGAGGAACTGGGGCAGGAGGCGATGCAAGCCGGTCGCCAAGTGCTGATCGTCCGGCCCTTCAACGCCGTCGGCGAAGGGCAGGTCGGGACCTACGGCATGGTGGTCCCGAGCTTCATTCAGCAGGCCCTGAGCAACGCTGACATCACGATCTACGATGATGGCCTGCAGTCCCGAACCTTCTCTGAAGTGAAGTGTTTCGTGTCGGTCCTGGACCGGCTGGTGCATACCCCAGCGGCCTGGGACGCACCACGCAATGTTGTGAATGTCGGGACGCAGGAATCGACCACGATTCGCGGACTCGCCGAGCTGGTCCTGGAGACGACCGGCAGCAGTTCCACACTCAGTTTCCGACCCTACAGCGATGTCTTTCCCGGGAAGTCCGATGTCCGGGCCCGAGTGCCGAACACCGGCCGCCTGGAATCGCTGATTGGTCCGGTGCAGTGGCCCAGCTTGGCAGAAATCGTGCAGGAGCTGGTGCGTCAGGCACGCAACGGGCAGGAAGCCCCGGCGGTCACTGCCTCGTAAAGCGACTCCTACAAGCTGTCGTAAATCAGTGGTACGCTACCGCTGCCTGATTTCAGGCCGACACTCGCGCCCCATTATGTGGTTGGGCGCTGCCTGCGTGACTGGCCCGCGCAAGGTCCGTGAAGGAGCACACCAGCACCCATGATGGAACTGCTCGTTCTCGTAGCGGCGATCCTGGGAGGCATCGGGGCGACCCGGCTTGCCATCTATGTCGCGTATCGCTTCGGCTTCATGGACGCCCCCAATCCCATCGTGCCTGACCATCGACGCCCGGTCGCTTATGGCGGCGGGGTCGGCATCCTCATCGGTGCAT
The bacterium genome window above contains:
- the chmD gene encoding dTDP-4-oxo-6-deoxy-D-allose reductase: MTAIFPAPPARILVTGGAGFLGHQLVKRLLDLGHEVVVLDDLSTGKRTNLPSDPRLTFVEGSILNPADCETAAAGCAATFHLAAIVGMRLAAAYQEASYNIADAGTRHVLDATGDTPIVLFSSSAVYGLTTQAAVAEHETVGEANCLAYDGGKRGYASGKWRLEELGQEAMQAGRQVLIVRPFNAVGEGQVGTYGMVVPSFIQQALSNADITIYDDGLQSRTFSEVKCFVSVLDRLVHTPAAWDAPRNVVNVGTQESTTIRGLAELVLETTGSSSTLSFRPYSDVFPGKSDVRARVPNTGRLESLIGPVQWPSLAEIVQELVRQARNGQEAPAVTAS